ATGACTCACGATTAACTGCTTCAGCCCCACAAAACTCTGCTCCACGGAGCTGGCGGTGAGAACCTGCCTCTTCATGGCCGCCTGTTCGCCCAGGAGCCTCACCATCAGGTCCTTCACCGCATCCCCCTGAAAAGGCAAAATTACGATGGCTTCACCTTCTCAGCGCCATACATTAGCGATCACAGTCGACCCACAGGCCAACGGCAATGTTCAGACTGGAAGGACTGGGAGACACAAGCTCTTTAAATGGTTTGAATAATTGAACGGGATCTAAAATGCTGTTACAGCAGGCACCTTGGTTCAAATAGGTCAgctttttgtgtatttaaaaaaaaaaaaaagaaaactacagCACAAATAGCCAGGGTAATTTTCCACCATTCAGGGCTCAAACGTGGATGAATCTACAGTACTACGGCATCATGTTTTCAGAGTGGATTCTGTTACTGCTCCAGCATTTGTTTGGTTTCTGGTTGCTGGTAGATTGTCACAGTGAGCAAACTGGCTGCAGAAAATATTAGGGAGAAAATCAAATACAGGTATAGATCTGAGTCAGACAAAATGCTGCACTTCCAAGTGTATTTGTCATTCCATGTAATGCCACTTGTAATCGCTAACTAATTAACTACACATTGTAAATTTAAGCCGGGTACCATGGATATTGCAATTGTGAGCCAAATACGTGCTGATTGCATTTGGGTCCCGCGTATGCAGGTGGTTTCCATGAGCCAATCACCTGCAGGTTGTCGAACTTCAGCCCCGGCATGGAAAGACGCTCCCGCTCGACGAACACCGGGCTGTGCTGCTGCGTGGCCACGGAGATGAGCACCTTCCTGGTGTCCTCCGCCAGCAGCCAGGCGTCGTACCTCCTGTCCACCTCGCTCATGTTGAGCGCCGTGGCGAAGGGGTCGTCGCTGCCCGAGAACACGGCCTGGAGCTGGGAGAAAGGCGGGGCCGACTCGGCGGGCGGCGCCGGCTTGACGGGCGACTCCGGGGGAGCGGACGCGAAGTAGAAACCGGGCGTCCCGGGCTCTTGCGACATGAGGGCGGGCGGGGAGGACACGGAGGAGGAGAGCTGGCGTTCGGGGCCGAGGGAGACCGGCGAGGACTCCGCGTTGGGGTTGCTGACGGATATGAAGGAGGAGGACGTGGTGAAGGAGTCGAAGAAGTCAGAGGCTGGGTTGACGTGGCCGTTGTCAGCAAAGAACTTGCTCAGGCTGGGGCTCGGCTGGCACACCAAGGGGGCCAGCTTGCTGGGCGTCTCGGAGCCACTGTTGAAGCTCGGGGACTTGACTAGCGCCGGCTGGAAACCGTCTGGCACCAGCGCCTGGGCCTGGGCTTTCTCCTGGTTCACTTGGCTGAAGATGGTGCACACTGGAATGGACTCTTCCTTGGGCGTCTCCTTCTTTTCTTCGGCTACGGTCTCCTGATCATCTGTGCTGCTCTCGCTGGGGGTGTCCTCTAGCGGCTCGGTGGGctcaatttttgtttcagctCCTGGAAcctcctctttttcttcctccagTTCTTCCTCATCTGATGGAGGAGCAGCCAATGGCGTTTCCTCTGCTTCCACTTTAATTTCAGGGGCGGTCTCCCCCAATGTTGAcacctcttcttcttctgtacCTCCCGCTTCTTTGGACTCAAATTCTTCTCTCTCCTCAAACTGCTCCAGCAGTGACTCCAAATGACCCACGTCATCCTCGCTGTTGTTAGGCGAGTCGGAGATCATGACGCTCTCCATCATCTGGTCGTTCAGTTTGTCCAACATGTTTTCTGACAGGCTATCCTCCTGCGGCGTGATGAAGGCCTCGCCACCGAGGTCAATGCTCTCCTCTTGGAAGAGGATCTCCGGAGGCTGGGTTGGGGTTGCCTCGGAAGGCGCGGGCGCCACATTATCTCCGATCTCTGCTTCTCCAGCAATATCCAAGCTCACTGGTCTCGGGGTTTGCGCGTCACCACTTGCCATTGCTCTCTGGCctgtcaaaagtaaaaaaatcttCATTATGTTAAGCAATCATCTTGACTTTTTTCAACCATCCTGTTGCTTATGTTTTTACTGAAGGTAGCTAAACGTGCACATAATCTGAAAGAATTTACTTTT
This window of the Anguilla anguilla isolate fAngAng1 chromosome 1, fAngAng1.pri, whole genome shotgun sequence genome carries:
- the trappc12 gene encoding trafficking protein particle complex subunit 12, whose translation is MASGDAQTPRPVSLDIAGEAEIGDNVAPAPSEATPTQPPEILFQEESIDLGGEAFITPQEDSLSENMLDKLNDQMMESVMISDSPNNSEDDVGHLESLLEQFEEREEFESKEAGGTEEEEVSTLGETAPEIKVEAEETPLAAPPSDEEELEEEKEEVPGAETKIEPTEPLEDTPSESSTDDQETVAEEKKETPKEESIPVCTIFSQVNQEKAQAQALVPDGFQPALVKSPSFNSGSETPSKLAPLVCQPSPSLSKFFADNGHVNPASDFFDSFTTSSSFISVSNPNAESSPVSLGPERQLSSSVSSPPALMSQEPGTPGFYFASAPPESPVKPAPPAESAPPFSQLQAVFSGSDDPFATALNMSEVDRRYDAWLLAEDTRKVLISVATQQHSPVFVERERLSMPGLKFDNLQGDAVKDLMVRLLGEQAAMKRQVLTASSVEQSFVGLKQLISTKNWRAAVDLTGRLLTAHGQGYGKSGLPTSHTTDSLQLWFVRLALLTKLSLFQNAELEFEPFGNLDQPDLYYEYYPTVYPGRRGSMVPFSMRVLHAELPQYLGKAQESLDRLHGMKIVCQTILDNLEQGMAEDGSMINITQENRQASIQLWRSRLCRVMYSMANCLLMMKDYVLAVEIYRSIIRYEPEQKPQLLSGIGRIFLQIGDIKTAERYFEDVEKAVQSKGDGQCLNTFVLMNRAFVYLSQNNYAEAHASFSDVLKIDPKNPVASNNAAVCLLYLGRLKESLGQLEGLVQQDPALYLHESVLFNLTTMYELESSRSNQKKQALLEAVSCREGDSFNTQCLKLV